A single genomic interval of Trichosurus vulpecula isolate mTriVul1 chromosome 6, mTriVul1.pri, whole genome shotgun sequence harbors:
- the ASCL2 gene encoding achaete-scute homolog 2, translating into MDSCGRAPSQLAPPARPFARSGPLDSGGQRLQLCVATSAYSPPAPGPSHASLRTARRRRPASPELLRCKRRPTPAPGASGPLGLQQQPPQQQPPQQQQPGSDPSPGVGAAAVARRNERERNRVKLVNLGFQTLRQHVPNGAASKKMSKVETLRSAVEYIRALQQLLAQQDAMGATFPEGLLGAGAAGSTGSPQPPGAGAPCGGSGGPCPYSGSYASGSPSFDSSSPGREGSSVPGSPRSPYSSDESGYEGALSPEEQELLDFTSWFGGY; encoded by the coding sequence ATGGACAGCTGCGGAAGAGCGCCGAGCCAGCTGGCGCCCCCCGCACGTCCTTTCGCCCGCAGCGGCCCCCTGGACTCTGGCGGTCAGAGGCTGCAACTCTGTGTGGCCACCAGTGCCTACTCTCCGCCCGCCCCGGGGCCTTCCCACGCGTCCCTGAGGACTGCCCGGAGGCGGCGGCCAGCGTCCCCAGAGCTGCTGCGCTGTAAGCGGCGGCCGACTCCAGCGCCAGGGGCATCGGGCCCTCTAGGCCTGCAGCAGCAGCCTCCTCAGCAGCAGCctccgcagcagcagcagcctggaTCCGACCCGAGCCCCGGGGTAGGAGCGGCGGCCGTGGCCCGGCGCAATGAGCGTGAGCGCAACCGCGTGAAGCTGGTGAACCTGGGCTTCCAGACGCTGAGGCAGCACGTCCCCAACGGCGCTGCTAGCAAGAAGATGAGCAAAGTGGAGACCCTGCGCTCGGCCGTCGAGTACATCCGTGCCCTGCAGCAGCTGCTGGCTCAGCAAGATGCCATGGGTGCCACCTTCCCTGAGGGCCTCCTGGGCGCGGGGGCCGCTGGCTCCACCGGGTCCCCGCAgccccccggggctggggccCCGTGCGGGGGCAGTGGGGGCCCTTGCCCGTACTCTGGCTCCTACGCGTCGGGCTCCCCCTCCTTCGACTCGTCGTCGCCCGGCCGGGAGGGCAGCTCGGTGCCCGGCTCCCCCCGCTCGCCTTACTCGTCTGACGAGAGTGGTTACGAGGGGGCGCTGAGCCCAGAGGAGCAGGAGTTGCTGGACTTCACCAGTTGGTTCGGGGGCTACTGA